A part of Candidatus Electrothrix aestuarii genomic DNA contains:
- a CDS encoding TetR/AcrR family transcriptional regulator translates to MPEKKLTRREREKQRQRRDMLDAAMKLFAEKGYHNASMQEIAEHAEFAVGTLYKFFKNKEDMYKALVTEQADRFHVSLSAALASSEDEIEQLRSYIQTKGEVFMSNESFIRLYFAETRGASFNIKAGLDSELRDRHHQMLQRVAAIFARGMEKGRFRRIAAPFHMAVAMDSLCNAFLTNWLEGRDTYPESPDTILNIFFQGLLASEGSAITDI, encoded by the coding sequence ATGCCGGAAAAGAAACTCACTCGCCGGGAACGGGAAAAACAGCGGCAGCGCCGGGATATGTTGGATGCTGCAATGAAGCTTTTTGCAGAGAAAGGCTATCATAATGCGTCGATGCAGGAGATTGCTGAACATGCGGAGTTCGCGGTTGGAACCTTGTATAAGTTTTTCAAAAATAAGGAAGATATGTACAAGGCATTGGTTACTGAGCAGGCAGATCGCTTCCATGTGAGCTTGAGCGCAGCTCTTGCCTCATCAGAGGATGAGATAGAACAGTTGCGGAGTTATATCCAGACAAAGGGAGAGGTCTTTATGAGTAATGAATCCTTTATTCGCCTCTATTTTGCTGAAACCCGAGGGGCTAGCTTTAATATCAAGGCAGGATTAGATAGCGAATTACGGGATCGGCATCATCAGATGCTGCAGCGGGTTGCGGCAATCTTTGCCCGAGGCATGGAAAAGGGCCGATTTCGGCGCATTGCAGCGCCCTTTCATATGGCTGTGGCAATGGATAGCCTCTGTAATGCCTTTCTTACCAACTGGCTGGAAGGGAGAGATACCTATCCGGAATCCCCGGATACGATTTTAAATATCTTCTTTCAGGGGCTCTTGGCTTCTGAGGGGTCTGCAATTACTGATATATAA
- a CDS encoding efflux RND transporter periplasmic adaptor subunit, which produces MNILRTWSLFLVALSGSLLLTGCDQKGLPEWAGRLVGLFSEKTQQQSAGPQRPGPAVSFLVMKQQRVVLTNELSGRTSAFRVAEIRPQVSGIIKERLFTEGTDVQAGDVLYQLDPSSFQAALDNAEANLLASKKAVDRAKAALRASQADIGRIKAKLDLAKADSKRYEQSFKQKIVSAAQRDQAATGAVVAEAELASAQAQVESSRSAIAAAQAAVQQAEAAVKTAKINLGYTKVTAPISGRIGISHVTEGAVVTAYQPTPMAVIQQMDPIYADVPQAATKLLALKKDRAVAEQEELDKVQLILEDGTPYPLEGTLQFSDVTVDPTTGSVTLRVVFPNPDRMLLPGMFVRTVIQEGVREQAILIPQQGVSRNPKGDPYALVVNAESKAEYRPLVLERAIKDKWLVTKGLAPGDKVIVEGLLMLRPGTVVTATPFGEKPQGPPQGGAAPQKEGGEGH; this is translated from the coding sequence ATGAATATCCTACGTACCTGGAGCCTCTTTCTGGTAGCTCTGTCAGGCAGTCTTTTGCTGACTGGTTGCGACCAGAAGGGCTTGCCTGAGTGGGCAGGACGGCTGGTTGGCCTGTTCTCAGAAAAAACGCAGCAACAGAGCGCAGGTCCGCAACGCCCTGGACCCGCAGTGTCTTTTCTTGTTATGAAACAGCAGCGAGTTGTACTGACCAATGAGCTGTCCGGTCGGACCTCGGCCTTTCGTGTCGCTGAAATTCGTCCACAGGTGAGTGGTATTATCAAGGAACGTCTCTTTACTGAGGGGACAGATGTTCAGGCGGGCGATGTTCTTTACCAGCTTGATCCGTCTTCTTTTCAGGCGGCTTTGGATAATGCAGAGGCAAACCTTCTCGCCTCAAAAAAAGCTGTTGATCGGGCCAAGGCTGCACTCAGGGCCAGTCAGGCTGATATCGGTCGAATCAAGGCGAAGCTGGACCTTGCTAAGGCAGACAGTAAGCGTTATGAACAGTCTTTTAAGCAAAAGATCGTTTCCGCTGCCCAGCGTGATCAGGCCGCGACCGGAGCCGTTGTGGCTGAGGCTGAGCTGGCATCTGCCCAGGCCCAGGTGGAGAGTAGCCGTAGTGCAATTGCTGCTGCTCAGGCTGCTGTCCAACAGGCAGAGGCAGCAGTGAAAACCGCCAAAATTAATCTTGGCTATACCAAGGTGACAGCTCCTATCTCAGGACGAATTGGGATCTCTCATGTAACAGAGGGTGCTGTGGTTACGGCCTATCAGCCGACTCCAATGGCGGTTATTCAGCAGATGGACCCTATTTATGCCGATGTGCCCCAGGCTGCAACCAAACTGCTCGCCCTGAAAAAGGATCGTGCCGTAGCAGAGCAAGAGGAACTGGATAAGGTTCAGCTCATACTTGAAGATGGCACGCCTTATCCGCTGGAAGGTACCTTGCAATTCAGTGATGTAACGGTTGATCCAACCACGGGCTCAGTTACTCTGCGTGTGGTTTTTCCGAATCCTGATCGGATGCTCCTGCCAGGTATGTTTGTCCGCACAGTTATTCAGGAAGGGGTTCGTGAGCAGGCAATACTGATACCGCAACAGGGCGTGTCCCGAAATCCTAAGGGTGATCCCTATGCCCTGGTAGTGAATGCGGAGAGCAAAGCCGAATATCGCCCGTTGGTCCTTGAGCGGGCCATTAAGGATAAATGGTTAGTCACTAAAGGACTTGCGCCCGGTGACAAGGTGATTGTTGAGGGGCTGCTGATGTTGCGTCCTGGGACTGTGGTCACTGCGACGCCCTTTGGCGAGAAACCGCAAGGGCCGCCGCAGGGTGGAGCTGCTCCCCAGAAAGAGGGGGGAGAGGGGCATTAA
- a CDS encoding efflux RND transporter permease subunit, whose translation MLSKFFLERPVFAWVVAIIIMTLGALAIHQMSISQYPPIAPPAIAIDAFFPGASAETVENTVTQVIEQKMTGLDDMIYLSGTSSSSGSARVELTFAAGTDPDLAWAKVQNKLQLALASLPDVVQRSGVQVSKSTRNWLLIPALISEDGSMDNNDLQDYAQSNLEKVLARIPGVGEVQAFGSQYAMRIWINPDQLTSYSLTFEDVMAALKSYNAEVSAGQLGGTPAAEGQRLNAPIVVQHLLQTPEEFAEIPIRINQDGSAVRIKDVGRTELAIERSDSVVRSNGRPAAGMAVRQAAGANALETATAIKAKLEEMSKFFPPGVKVIYPYDTTPFTQVSIDEVIKTLFEAIILVFIIMYVFMGNIRATIIPTIAVPVVLLGTFAVLGFAGYSINMLTMFAMVLAIGLLVDDAIVVVENVERIMSEEGLPAKEATAKSMDEITSALIGIGLVLSAVFGPMAFFPGSTGILYRQFSVTLIAAMLFSVIVALVLTPVLCATFLKPVKAGHAPSENAIFFMRPFFAVFEFCFGTIRRLYVRFVAFSLRVKIIFIVFYLVILALVGFLLQRMPTSYIPDEDQGMVLVQIMLPSGSTLEQTEAVVTKVRNYFLEHEKEAVKNVMTISGRNFGGQGQNLAMSFVKLKDWEERQEPNLKVKPIAGRAMAALSQIKEAKVFAFPPPPVLELGMANGFDFQLQDLGGLGHEALTQARNQLLGMAAQDPRLMGVRPNGMMDTTEYRVDVNWDRAGALGVPLSSIHSTLSTAFGSSYVNDFIQAGRVKRVYVQADAAYRGLPQDMEKLYVRNTAGKMVPFSAFATGRWAQGAPQLERYNAFPSMNIQGQPAPGHSTGEAMVAMEELVSRLPQGIGFDWSGLSYQEKMATKQGPILYAFSILVIFLCVAALYESWTIPIANLLMLPLGVFGAIVASSWRGMPNDVYFQIGFLTTMGLSTKNAILIIQFIKERMSVGQGLIEATLDAVKTRFRPVMMTSLAFFFGVLPLAIASGAGAGAMNALGTAVCGGMLSATFIDLVFIPLFFVLVSQLFGKKEDKQGPSQPMQPAKVSEKKQESKEVLPPSQQPKQLDTSHPQEMQS comes from the coding sequence ATGCTCTCAAAATTTTTTCTTGAACGACCCGTCTTTGCCTGGGTTGTTGCCATTATTATTATGACCTTGGGAGCACTGGCTATCCACCAGATGTCCATCTCCCAGTATCCGCCGATTGCCCCGCCAGCTATTGCCATTGATGCCTTTTTCCCTGGTGCATCTGCTGAGACTGTGGAAAACACCGTGACCCAGGTTATTGAGCAGAAGATGACGGGCCTGGATGATATGATCTATCTCTCCGGTACCAGCTCCTCTTCAGGCTCTGCCCGGGTGGAGTTGACCTTTGCTGCCGGAACCGACCCTGATCTGGCCTGGGCCAAGGTGCAGAACAAGCTCCAGCTGGCCCTGGCTAGCCTGCCGGACGTGGTGCAGCGTTCTGGTGTACAGGTAAGTAAGTCCACCCGCAACTGGCTGTTGATTCCTGCCCTGATCTCGGAAGACGGGAGCATGGATAATAACGACCTCCAGGACTATGCTCAGTCCAACCTGGAGAAGGTACTGGCCCGTATCCCCGGCGTTGGTGAGGTGCAGGCATTCGGTTCCCAGTATGCCATGCGGATCTGGATCAACCCGGATCAGCTGACCAGCTATAGCCTGACCTTTGAGGACGTAATGGCAGCGCTGAAATCCTACAATGCTGAGGTCTCTGCTGGTCAGCTGGGTGGTACCCCGGCAGCAGAAGGACAGCGACTCAATGCCCCTATCGTTGTCCAGCATCTTCTTCAAACACCGGAAGAGTTTGCTGAAATTCCTATTCGTATCAATCAGGATGGTTCTGCTGTCCGGATTAAGGATGTGGGCCGTACTGAGCTGGCTATTGAACGGAGCGACTCGGTAGTTCGTAGTAACGGTCGGCCCGCTGCGGGTATGGCAGTCCGCCAGGCGGCAGGTGCCAATGCCTTGGAAACAGCCACCGCTATCAAGGCAAAGCTGGAAGAAATGAGTAAGTTCTTCCCGCCCGGCGTGAAGGTGATCTACCCCTATGATACCACCCCCTTTACCCAGGTTTCTATTGACGAGGTGATCAAGACCCTGTTTGAGGCAATTATTCTGGTCTTTATCATAATGTATGTGTTCATGGGCAATATTCGGGCCACGATTATCCCGACCATTGCCGTGCCCGTAGTACTGCTCGGTACTTTTGCCGTGCTCGGCTTTGCAGGCTACTCTATTAATATGCTGACAATGTTCGCCATGGTTCTGGCCATCGGTTTGCTGGTGGACGATGCCATCGTGGTGGTGGAAAACGTGGAGCGTATCATGAGCGAGGAGGGGCTCCCGGCCAAGGAGGCCACAGCCAAGTCAATGGACGAGATCACCAGTGCTCTGATCGGTATCGGTCTGGTCCTGTCAGCGGTCTTTGGTCCTATGGCCTTTTTCCCTGGCTCTACAGGAATCCTCTATCGGCAATTCTCAGTGACCCTGATTGCGGCCATGCTGTTTTCGGTGATAGTGGCCCTGGTCCTGACTCCAGTGCTCTGCGCTACCTTTCTTAAACCTGTGAAGGCGGGCCATGCGCCTTCAGAGAATGCTATCTTCTTTATGCGGCCTTTTTTTGCCGTGTTCGAGTTTTGTTTCGGCACTATCCGTAGACTCTATGTGCGCTTTGTCGCCTTTTCCCTACGGGTGAAGATCATTTTCATTGTCTTTTATCTGGTTATCCTGGCCTTGGTTGGTTTTCTTCTTCAGCGGATGCCGACTTCCTATATCCCGGATGAGGATCAGGGTATGGTGCTGGTCCAGATCATGCTGCCCTCAGGTTCCACTCTGGAGCAAACCGAAGCCGTGGTGACCAAGGTTCGGAATTATTTTCTGGAGCATGAAAAGGAGGCCGTGAAAAATGTCATGACCATCTCTGGCCGTAACTTCGGTGGACAGGGCCAAAACCTGGCTATGAGCTTTGTTAAACTGAAAGACTGGGAGGAACGGCAGGAGCCGAATCTGAAGGTTAAACCCATCGCAGGCCGGGCAATGGCTGCCCTGTCCCAGATCAAGGAAGCCAAGGTCTTTGCCTTTCCACCACCACCGGTGCTTGAGTTGGGTATGGCCAACGGATTCGATTTTCAGCTCCAGGATTTGGGTGGCCTGGGACATGAGGCTCTGACCCAGGCCCGTAACCAGCTGTTGGGTATGGCTGCCCAGGATCCCCGTTTGATGGGTGTTCGCCCCAATGGTATGATGGATACTACGGAATATCGAGTGGATGTGAATTGGGATCGGGCTGGCGCCCTGGGTGTGCCGCTGAGCTCCATTCACAGCACCTTGTCCACCGCCTTTGGTAGTTCCTATGTGAACGATTTTATCCAGGCTGGCCGGGTCAAGAGGGTCTATGTGCAGGCTGATGCTGCGTATCGTGGTTTGCCCCAGGATATGGAAAAACTCTATGTCCGGAACACAGCAGGAAAGATGGTCCCCTTTTCCGCCTTTGCCACAGGTCGCTGGGCCCAGGGGGCTCCCCAATTGGAACGCTATAATGCCTTCCCGTCCATGAATATTCAAGGCCAGCCTGCACCGGGCCATAGTACGGGTGAGGCAATGGTGGCTATGGAAGAACTGGTCTCCCGGTTGCCCCAGGGTATTGGTTTTGACTGGAGTGGTCTCTCCTACCAGGAGAAAATGGCCACCAAGCAGGGACCGATTCTTTATGCCTTCTCCATTTTGGTTATCTTCCTTTGTGTGGCAGCCCTGTATGAGAGTTGGACCATTCCCATTGCCAACTTGCTCATGCTGCCTCTGGGCGTGTTCGGGGCTATTGTGGCTTCTTCCTGGCGTGGAATGCCCAATGATGTCTATTTTCAGATCGGCTTTCTGACCACGATGGGTTTGTCCACCAAGAACGCCATCTTGATTATCCAGTTCATCAAAGAGCGTATGTCCGTGGGCCAGGGCCTGATTGAAGCCACTCTGGATGCGGTCAAGACCAGGTTTCGTCCGGTTATGATGACCTCCCTGGCCTTCTTCTTTGGCGTCTTACCCTTGGCTATTGCCAGCGGTGCAGGTGCAGGTGCTATGAATGCCTTGGGAACAGCGGTTTGTGGTGGTATGCTTTCCGCTACCTTCATCGATCTGGTCTTTATTCCGCTCTTCTTTGTTCTCGTTTCCCAGCTTTTTGGCAAGAAAGAGGACAAGCAGGGACCAAGTCAACCCATGCAACCAGCCAAGGTTTCAGAGAAAAAGCAGGAATCGAAGGAGGTTCTGCCCCCTTCTCAGCAGCCTAAGCAACTTGATACTTCCCACCCTCAGGAGATGCAGTCATAA
- a CDS encoding efflux transporter outer membrane subunit — MRTIQMLALATLLLSSGCTLAPQYIRPKDPVPAEWPAGDAYKGLQKDAIKKVAGIPWQEFITDAKLRKVIAAALKNNRDLRVAILNVERAQAMYGIQRSSLWPSVDGTAGMAKERRSVDLISADSSRTIEQYSLNLGMAAWEIDFFGRVRSLADQALEDYLATEEARRSAELALISQVAKAYLTLAADQENLKLARATLESQQDSYDLVDKSYANGLATELDLRRAQTEVEAAKRDVPRFAQMVAQDRNALNLLVGAPVSEKLLPTKLSSVAELKEVDPGLPSAVLLNRPDIAAAEHKLKGAYAYVGAARASVFPRITLTASAGTASDELSGLFGSGTGIWSFVPQLQLPIFDPRVWKALQVSKVDREILLTQYEKTVQTAFKEVADALAVQGTISEQVAAQESLVESAEATYELSDKRYTMGLDSYLSVLDAHRSLYAQQQALISLRLARLANQVTLYTVLGGGQESKKN; from the coding sequence ATGAGAACAATACAGATGCTGGCCTTGGCTACCCTGCTCTTGTCGAGCGGGTGTACCTTGGCCCCCCAATATATCCGGCCCAAAGATCCTGTCCCGGCAGAATGGCCAGCGGGAGATGCTTATAAGGGTCTCCAGAAAGATGCGATCAAAAAGGTCGCTGGCATTCCCTGGCAGGAATTTATTACCGATGCCAAGCTGCGTAAGGTTATTGCAGCGGCCCTGAAGAATAACCGTGACCTTCGGGTGGCGATTCTGAATGTGGAACGGGCCCAGGCCATGTACGGCATCCAGCGGTCCAGTCTTTGGCCCTCAGTGGACGGTACTGCAGGCATGGCCAAGGAACGCCGTTCTGTTGATTTGATCAGTGCTGATAGTTCCAGAACCATTGAGCAGTATAGTCTGAACCTGGGCATGGCCGCTTGGGAGATAGATTTCTTTGGCCGTGTTCGGAGTTTGGCCGATCAGGCCCTGGAAGATTACCTGGCCACAGAGGAGGCTCGTCGCAGTGCAGAGCTTGCCCTGATCAGCCAAGTGGCCAAGGCCTACCTAACCTTAGCTGCTGATCAGGAAAATCTGAAGTTGGCCAGGGCAACCCTGGAAAGTCAGCAGGATTCCTATGATCTGGTTGATAAAAGCTATGCAAATGGTTTGGCTACGGAGCTTGATCTCCGTCGGGCCCAGACTGAGGTCGAAGCAGCTAAGCGCGATGTCCCCCGTTTCGCTCAGATGGTGGCTCAGGACCGCAACGCCTTGAATCTCCTGGTTGGTGCCCCTGTCTCTGAAAAACTCCTGCCAACCAAACTGAGCTCTGTTGCTGAACTCAAGGAGGTTGATCCTGGTCTGCCTTCAGCGGTGTTGCTTAACCGCCCGGATATTGCCGCAGCAGAGCATAAGCTCAAAGGCGCCTATGCCTATGTAGGGGCTGCGCGGGCTTCGGTTTTTCCCCGCATCACCCTGACCGCATCTGCTGGGACGGCTAGCGATGAGCTTTCCGGGCTCTTTGGTTCCGGTACCGGGATATGGAGTTTTGTTCCTCAGCTGCAATTGCCGATTTTTGATCCCCGGGTCTGGAAGGCCTTGCAGGTGAGTAAGGTGGATAGGGAGATCCTGCTGACCCAGTATGAGAAGACCGTGCAAACGGCCTTTAAGGAAGTGGCAGATGCCCTGGCTGTGCAGGGAACCATCAGTGAGCAGGTAGCTGCTCAGGAATCCCTGGTGGAGTCAGCTGAAGCCACCTATGAGCTTTCGGATAAGCGCTACACGATGGGTCTGGATAGCTATCTCAGTGTCCTGGATGCCCACCGTTCTCTCTATGCGCAGCAACAGGCCCTGATTTCTCTTCGCCTGGCCCGGCTCGCCAATCAAGTTACGCTCTATACTGTCCTTGGTGGAGGGCAGGAGAGCAAAAAGAATTAG